The following proteins are co-located in the Gossypium hirsutum isolate 1008001.06 chromosome A02, Gossypium_hirsutum_v2.1, whole genome shotgun sequence genome:
- the LOC107935931 gene encoding uncharacterized protein, producing the protein MIGSMDSGNCASKCKDNSPKLIKNSDKVCTDETNGVIIDPSATTRQGNKESSLGPITPDANRGIGEFPYKFNSPPTEVKKAQNYPHFDPGTTINQESMVSVNHSSPRTPKDGIFDPFAPGPECMVFAPSYRRYVDEMRITVARRLNFDISVGTLGSVNHRTTADSISDEEMFESVYENLLEVIVSNQAEGYPTEFSNIECGSDGSKTPPSAPCLNGVSDTCPGAPIKLTGRSRVIDLGFCRKLEF; encoded by the coding sequence ATGATTGGATCAATGGATTCTGGAAATTGTGCCAGCAAATGCAAAGACAATTCTCCCAAGTTAATTAAAAACTCAGATAAAGTTTGCACAGACGAAACTAATGGGGTAATTATTGATCCTTCGGCAACTACTAGACAAGGTAATAAGGAATCTTCTCTAGGGCCTATCACCCCTGATGCGAACAGAGGAATTGGGGAGTTCCCCTATAAATTTAATTCTCCACCCACCGAAGTGAAGAAAGCACAAAATTATCCTCACTTTGATCCTGGTACCACCATAAACCAAGAGTCAATGGTTTCTGTCAACCATAGTAGTCCTAGAACCCCAAAGGATGGTATTTTCGACCCATTTGCTCCTGGCCCAGAATGCATGGTGTTTGCTCCTTCCTACAGGAGATATGTTGATGAAATGAGGATAACTGTTGCACGCCGCCTAAATTTTGACATCTCTGTTGGAACTTTGGGTTCTGTAAACCATAGAACTACTGCAGATTCTATTTCAGATGAAGAAATGTTTGAGTCTGTTTATGAAAATCTCTTGGAAGTTATCGTTTCAAACCAAGCTGAGGGTTATCCTACTGAATTTTCAAATATAGAATGTGGTTCTGATGGTAGTAAGACACCCCCTTCAGCTCCTTGCCTAAATGGGGTTTCTGATACTTGCCCTGGTGCTCCTATTAAACTCACGGGGAGATCAAGGGTCATTGATTTGGGGTTCTGCAGAAAGCTTGAATTCTAA